A single region of the Variovorax paradoxus genome encodes:
- a CDS encoding tripartite tricarboxylate transporter substrate binding protein — protein sequence MQTSSFSSAPPGLTRRALGAGALAAVGAAALGRHTAALAAEFPSKPITVILPFPPGGMLDAVVRAMLDAASQEIGQPFVLTHRAGAGGVTGTASLTTMGEADGYTLAVMHNTVIRQPHMIKVPWDPRTDFSYVIGMAGLATGIAVATDAPWKSLADLLADAKKRPGEISWGNVGSTSINRIYAERLARAAGVKFNFIPFKGGNEQLTALIGRHLDVSGDPGFGAMAMGGKVRVLATFTEERLKRWPAVPTVKEQGYDLVIQSPFGLVAPKNLDPKISARLQTALRKGMEDPTYQRLLSDFDLAAWPMDSAAFRAYAQAQYTREKQMLDEVGFKPE from the coding sequence ATGCAGACCTCATCTTTTTCTTCCGCTCCTCCGGGCCTGACACGCCGGGCACTCGGCGCCGGTGCGCTTGCTGCAGTCGGTGCCGCGGCACTCGGGCGGCACACCGCGGCGCTGGCGGCGGAGTTTCCGTCCAAGCCCATCACCGTCATCCTCCCGTTTCCGCCGGGCGGCATGCTCGACGCGGTGGTGCGCGCCATGCTGGATGCCGCCTCGCAGGAGATCGGCCAGCCTTTCGTGCTGACGCACAGGGCGGGCGCAGGCGGCGTCACGGGCACGGCCAGCCTCACCACCATGGGCGAGGCCGACGGCTACACGCTGGCCGTGATGCACAACACCGTCATCCGCCAGCCGCACATGATCAAGGTGCCGTGGGACCCGCGCACCGACTTCAGCTACGTGATCGGCATGGCCGGCCTGGCCACGGGCATTGCCGTGGCGACCGATGCGCCCTGGAAGAGCCTGGCGGACCTGCTGGCCGACGCGAAGAAGCGCCCGGGCGAAATCAGCTGGGGCAACGTCGGCAGCACCAGCATCAACCGAATCTATGCCGAGCGTCTGGCGCGCGCAGCGGGCGTCAAGTTCAACTTCATTCCGTTCAAGGGCGGCAACGAGCAGCTCACCGCCCTCATCGGCCGCCACCTCGACGTGTCGGGCGACCCGGGCTTCGGCGCCATGGCAATGGGCGGCAAGGTGCGCGTGCTCGCCACCTTCACCGAAGAGCGGCTGAAGCGCTGGCCCGCGGTACCGACCGTGAAGGAACAGGGCTACGACCTGGTGATCCAGTCGCCTTTCGGGCTGGTGGCGCCGAAGAACCTCGACCCGAAGATTTCCGCCCGCTTGCAGACGGCCCTGCGCAAGGGCATGGAAGACCCGACCTACCAGCGCCTCCTGAGCGACTTCGATCTTGCGGCGTGGCCGATGGACAGCGCGGCATTCCGCGCCTACGCACAAGCCCAGTACACACGCGAGAAGCAGATGCTCGACGAAGTCGGCTTCAAACCCGAATGA
- a CDS encoding PaaI family thioesterase, with protein MNETLSEPKSTARPVAGPERHVPFLELLAARRDFAADGKAVVSLELRPELCNNHGGGHGGVVMTLLDSAMAHAALSRIDYSREVVTIDMHIGFMRPAAGRLVATGRATGGGRSVCFCEAELVDGSGTVVAKAMGTFRYRAPADAPTASGVPRPN; from the coding sequence ATGAACGAAACCCTTAGCGAACCGAAATCGACGGCACGCCCCGTGGCGGGACCGGAGCGCCATGTGCCCTTTCTCGAGCTGCTGGCCGCCCGCCGCGACTTTGCGGCGGACGGCAAGGCGGTCGTCTCGCTCGAGCTGCGTCCCGAGCTGTGCAACAACCACGGCGGCGGCCATGGCGGCGTGGTCATGACGCTGCTCGACAGCGCCATGGCGCACGCCGCGCTCAGCCGCATCGACTACAGCCGCGAAGTGGTGACCATCGACATGCACATCGGCTTCATGCGTCCTGCGGCGGGCCGGCTGGTGGCCACCGGCCGCGCGACGGGCGGCGGGCGCTCGGTGTGCTTTTGCGAGGCCGAGCTGGTCGACGGCAGCGGCACGGTGGTGGCCAAGGCCATGGGCACCTTCCGCTACCGCGCGCCGGCCGATGCACCAACGGCCAGCGGCGTGCCTCGCCCCAACTGA
- a CDS encoding class I adenylate-forming enzyme family protein, with protein sequence MYLTQGLHRAVQRHPHKTALRHVTEDSERSLDFAELLDTVARHAAAMQARGIQPGDRVALLAPNSDRLIVALWACWWLGAVACPLNTRWSVPELRFALADAGALLLVSDEALSETAAPLGDLAPVISFSALAEEAAGCAPLPDSRTAGDALCTLLYTGGTTGRSKGVMLSHANFWTASMTRAAELPNAPDSVSLLVAPLFHVAGMGRLVGQSMVGGTCLTMPSFRPEPVLAAIERHGITDTVMVPSMLQSVLDWPRFDPARAQSLNRIAFGAAPMPPDLLDRALLAWPEAEFFQAYGLTETAGAVCINPPQNHHGEARLADRWRSVGRSGLGAEIRIVDESGAELPRGSVGEIVVRGPMVTRGYWNLPETTQQAFREGWFRTGDAARMDEDGYIFIADRLKDMIISGGENVYSGEVEAALRSHPAVSDAAVIGVPDTRWGEAVHAVVVVRQGHPAAEAASDAIAAELIAELTAWCRRELAGYKCPRSIAFARELPISAAGKVLKTALRAAYVR encoded by the coding sequence ATGTACCTGACACAGGGCCTGCACCGCGCCGTGCAGCGCCACCCCCACAAGACGGCCCTCCGCCATGTGACGGAAGACTCGGAGCGCTCGCTCGACTTTGCAGAGCTGCTGGACACGGTGGCGCGCCACGCGGCCGCCATGCAGGCAAGAGGCATACAGCCCGGCGACCGCGTGGCGCTGCTGGCGCCGAACAGCGACCGCCTCATCGTGGCGCTGTGGGCCTGCTGGTGGCTGGGCGCCGTGGCATGCCCGCTGAACACGCGCTGGAGCGTTCCCGAGTTGCGCTTCGCACTGGCCGATGCGGGCGCCTTGCTTCTTGTCAGCGATGAGGCGTTGAGCGAAACCGCCGCACCGCTGGGCGACCTGGCACCGGTGATTTCATTCAGCGCGCTGGCTGAAGAGGCTGCGGGCTGCGCCCCGCTGCCCGACAGCCGCACGGCTGGCGACGCGCTGTGCACCCTGCTCTACACCGGCGGCACCACCGGGCGCTCGAAGGGCGTGATGCTCTCGCATGCCAATTTCTGGACGGCATCGATGACGCGCGCTGCCGAGCTGCCGAACGCGCCCGACAGCGTGTCGCTGCTGGTGGCCCCGTTGTTCCATGTGGCCGGCATGGGGCGGCTGGTCGGCCAGTCGATGGTCGGCGGCACCTGCCTCACGATGCCGAGCTTTCGCCCGGAGCCGGTGCTCGCCGCCATCGAGCGCCACGGCATCACCGACACCGTGATGGTGCCGAGCATGCTGCAGAGCGTGCTCGACTGGCCGCGTTTCGACCCGGCGCGCGCGCAGTCGCTCAACCGCATTGCATTCGGCGCGGCGCCCATGCCGCCCGACCTCCTCGACCGCGCCCTCCTGGCCTGGCCCGAGGCGGAGTTCTTCCAGGCCTACGGACTCACCGAAACCGCCGGCGCCGTCTGCATCAACCCGCCGCAGAACCACCACGGCGAGGCGCGCCTGGCGGACCGTTGGCGCTCCGTCGGTCGCTCCGGGCTGGGCGCAGAGATCCGCATCGTCGACGAATCGGGCGCCGAGCTGCCGCGCGGGTCGGTCGGAGAAATCGTGGTGCGCGGCCCCATGGTCACGCGCGGCTACTGGAACCTGCCGGAGACCACCCAGCAGGCGTTCCGCGAGGGCTGGTTCCGCACCGGCGATGCCGCGCGCATGGACGAGGACGGCTACATCTTCATTGCCGACCGGCTGAAGGACATGATCATCTCGGGCGGCGAAAACGTCTATTCCGGCGAGGTCGAGGCGGCGCTGCGCAGCCATCCGGCGGTGTCCGACGCCGCGGTGATCGGCGTGCCCGACACGCGCTGGGGCGAAGCGGTGCATGCGGTGGTCGTGGTACGCCAGGGGCATCCCGCGGCCGAAGCGGCGAGCGATGCCATTGCCGCTGAACTCATCGCCGAACTCACGGCGTGGTGCCGCCGCGAACTGGCCGGCTACAAGTGCCCGCGCAGCATCGCCTTTGCCAGGGAGCTGCCGATAAGCGCCGCCGGCAAGGTGCTCAAGACCGCCTTGCGCGCCGCCTATGTCCGCTGA
- a CDS encoding PaaI family thioesterase — protein MDRRNAYARVPFTRMMGVERAYSEGGRARLLIDARPELQNVIGAVHGGVILTMLDVVMASAAVSLVDFTKTAVTLNLNTSFLRPGLGRIVADGIALDTNDGVVSCAAEARDASGELVASALGSFRYLPLPPSEN, from the coding sequence ATGGACCGACGCAACGCCTACGCGCGCGTGCCCTTCACGCGGATGATGGGTGTGGAGCGCGCCTACTCGGAAGGCGGCCGGGCGCGGCTTTTGATCGATGCGCGGCCCGAGCTGCAGAACGTGATCGGCGCCGTGCATGGCGGCGTGATCCTCACCATGCTCGACGTGGTGATGGCGAGCGCAGCGGTTTCGCTGGTCGACTTCACCAAGACCGCCGTCACGTTGAACCTGAACACCAGCTTCCTGCGGCCCGGCCTCGGCCGCATCGTGGCCGACGGCATTGCGCTGGACACCAACGACGGCGTCGTTTCGTGCGCAGCCGAAGCGCGCGACGCCAGCGGCGAACTGGTGGCCAGCGCGCTCGGATCGTTTCGCTATCTGCCGCTGCCGCCGTCGGAAAACTGA
- a CDS encoding SDR family oxidoreductase — protein MTEYAEASLAPPPEAAFDFRGRTVFVAGGSSGINLSIAEAFARRGARVGIASRSPERVAAAVVRLRSHGGRAEGWSADVRDAESIGAALAAAHEAFGPIDVLVSGAAGNFVAPALGMSSKGFRTVVDIDLVGTFNVLRGAHEFLRRPGASIINISAPQAANPTPYQAHVCAAKAGVDMLTRVLAMEWGTDGVRVNSIVPGPIGDTEGVRRLAPGPEALAAMAASIPLGRFGRTEDVALMALMLSSPWSSFVTGAVIPVDGGSSLAGGRDLSSALKPAA, from the coding sequence ATGACCGAATACGCAGAAGCTTCTCTCGCACCGCCGCCCGAAGCGGCTTTCGACTTCCGGGGCCGAACGGTTTTCGTCGCCGGCGGAAGCAGCGGCATCAACCTGTCGATTGCCGAGGCCTTCGCCCGGCGCGGTGCCCGCGTGGGCATTGCCAGCCGCTCGCCCGAACGCGTGGCCGCCGCCGTCGTGCGCCTGCGCAGCCATGGCGGCCGCGCCGAGGGCTGGAGCGCCGATGTGCGCGATGCGGAGAGCATCGGCGCCGCGCTGGCCGCGGCGCACGAGGCCTTCGGCCCCATCGATGTGCTGGTGTCAGGTGCCGCCGGCAACTTCGTGGCGCCGGCCCTGGGCATGTCGAGCAAGGGCTTTCGAACCGTGGTCGACATCGACCTCGTGGGCACCTTCAACGTGCTGCGCGGGGCGCATGAGTTCTTGCGGCGGCCGGGTGCATCGATCATCAACATCTCTGCGCCGCAGGCGGCCAACCCCACGCCCTACCAGGCGCACGTGTGCGCCGCCAAGGCGGGTGTCGACATGCTCACGCGCGTGCTGGCCATGGAATGGGGTACCGACGGCGTGCGCGTCAATTCGATCGTGCCCGGCCCCATCGGCGACACCGAAGGCGTGCGCAGGCTGGCTCCTGGCCCAGAGGCGCTCGCGGCCATGGCCGCCTCCATTCCGCTCGGCCGCTTCGGCCGCACCGAAGACGTCGCGCTGATGGCGCTGATGCTGAGCTCGCCCTGGTCGAGCTTCGTCACGGGAGCCGTCATTCCGGTGGACGGCGGCAGTTCGCTGGCAGGTGGACGCGACCTGAGTTCCGCGCTCAAGCCGGCGGCCTGA
- a CDS encoding enoyl-CoA hydratase/isomerase family protein yields the protein MITPEASPAYERIRFETEGSTAVLTLDDPATRNALGPAMREEVADAVQRVRRDRGVRALVITGAGGHFCSGGDLRSIASAGLDNQGWRERLHDLHGWLRDLITLDRPVVAAVDGAAFGAGFGLAMAADFVIATPRARLCVSFIKIGLVPDCGTFYTLPRIVGAQRAKELMLSGREVGGEEALRLGLAMELQAPEQLLPRARALADSFAGASPSAVSLIKRSLAASDDLDTRLELEASAQALAMGTKGHREAVTDFLAKRAPRFQWPG from the coding sequence ATGATCACACCCGAAGCTTCCCCTGCCTACGAGCGCATCCGCTTCGAAACCGAGGGCTCGACGGCCGTACTGACGCTCGACGACCCCGCCACCCGCAACGCGCTCGGCCCGGCCATGCGCGAAGAAGTGGCCGACGCGGTACAGCGTGTTCGACGCGACCGTGGCGTGCGTGCGCTCGTCATCACCGGTGCCGGCGGGCACTTCTGCTCCGGCGGCGACCTGCGCAGCATTGCGAGCGCGGGGCTGGACAACCAGGGCTGGCGCGAACGCCTGCACGACCTGCACGGCTGGCTGCGCGACCTCATCACGCTCGACCGCCCCGTGGTTGCCGCGGTCGATGGTGCGGCCTTCGGAGCCGGCTTCGGCTTGGCCATGGCCGCCGACTTCGTGATTGCCACGCCGCGCGCGCGCCTGTGCGTGTCCTTCATCAAGATCGGCCTCGTGCCCGACTGCGGCACCTTCTATACCCTGCCGCGCATCGTCGGTGCGCAACGCGCCAAGGAGCTGATGCTCTCGGGACGCGAGGTCGGCGGCGAAGAAGCGCTGCGCCTGGGCCTGGCCATGGAGTTGCAGGCGCCCGAGCAATTGCTGCCCCGCGCACGCGCGCTGGCCGACAGCTTTGCAGGCGCATCGCCCTCGGCGGTAAGCCTCATCAAGCGCAGCCTCGCTGCTTCCGACGACCTGGACACCCGGCTCGAACTGGAGGCCAGCGCGCAGGCGCTCGCCATGGGAACCAAGGGCCACCGCGAGGCCGTGACGGACTTCCTCGCCAAGCGCGCGCCGCGCTTCCAGTGGCCGGGCTGA
- a CDS encoding LacI family DNA-binding transcriptional regulator: MRDNPSTDAPRARVVDIARAAKVSTATVDRVLNRRPGVRDATVQRVLKAAGELDYLPGPELYAALTPPPLRLVFLLPAGTNRFIRMLGDMVGYSQEHWAPFNVQCRTVFIESFNPHELADALRRHGQRCDGIAMMALEHPAVREAVAALAARGLPVVTLISDLSNSERAAFVGLDNRAAGRTAGYLIGRFIGARAAKVALIAGSLSYKAHEEREAGFLHVIEEMFPRLEVVGLREGQDDAGKNYRQTRALLEQYPDMGGIYNIGGASDGVARALKEAGREQKVVFIGHGLTPDTRTLLIDGSMDAVITQSPHTTLMNCVRIFANLRDGREALSGVETTRSQVIFRENLP; the protein is encoded by the coding sequence ATGCGGGATAACCCTTCAACCGATGCGCCCCGTGCCCGCGTGGTGGACATTGCCCGCGCCGCAAAGGTGTCGACCGCCACCGTCGACCGGGTGCTCAACCGCAGGCCCGGCGTGCGCGACGCCACGGTGCAGCGCGTGCTCAAGGCCGCCGGAGAGCTCGACTACCTGCCTGGCCCCGAGCTCTATGCCGCGCTCACGCCGCCGCCGCTCAGGCTGGTGTTCCTGCTGCCGGCCGGCACCAACCGCTTCATTCGCATGCTTGGCGACATGGTGGGCTATTCGCAGGAGCACTGGGCGCCGTTCAACGTGCAGTGCCGCACGGTGTTCATCGAGAGCTTCAATCCGCATGAACTGGCCGATGCGCTGCGGCGCCACGGCCAGCGTTGCGACGGCATTGCGATGATGGCGCTGGAACACCCCGCGGTGCGCGAGGCGGTGGCGGCGCTCGCCGCGCGTGGGCTGCCGGTGGTCACGCTCATTTCAGACCTGTCGAACTCCGAACGCGCCGCCTTCGTGGGCTTGGACAATCGCGCCGCCGGGCGCACTGCGGGCTATCTCATCGGGCGGTTCATCGGCGCGCGCGCCGCAAAGGTTGCGCTCATCGCGGGCAGCCTGAGCTACAAGGCCCACGAAGAGCGCGAAGCCGGCTTCTTGCACGTGATCGAAGAGATGTTTCCCCGGCTCGAGGTGGTGGGCCTGCGCGAAGGGCAGGACGACGCCGGCAAGAACTACCGCCAGACCCGCGCATTGCTGGAGCAATACCCCGACATGGGCGGCATCTACAACATTGGCGGCGCATCCGATGGCGTGGCGCGTGCACTGAAGGAGGCCGGGCGCGAACAGAAGGTGGTCTTCATCGGGCACGGCCTCACGCCCGACACGCGCACGCTGCTGATCGACGGCAGCATGGACGCGGTAATTACCCAAAGCCCGCACACCACGCTCATGAACTGCGTGCGCATCTTTGCCAACCTGCGCGACGGGCGTGAAGCGCTCAGCGGGGTGGAAACCACCCGCAGCCAGGTGATCTTTCGCGAGAACCTGCCTTAG
- a CDS encoding TRAP transporter substrate-binding protein, with protein MTSLTRRSALRTLSALPAAGIVSALPRIARAAEFSYKYGNNLPLTHPLNIRAQEAADRIAKETNGRVEIKIFPNNQLGGDTDMLAQVRSGGIEFFTPSALVIATLVPVAAINAVGFAFSDYNQVWGAMDGKLGAHVRGAIAKSRLYAFEKMWDNGFRQTTSSKAAVSNAKDMDGLKIRVPVSPLSISMFKGLGAAPASLQFSEVYSALQTKIVDAQENPLPIIQVAKLFEVQKFCSLTNHIWDGYWFVANGRAWDALPADLKTIVARAINDAGMQQREDIKKLNESVVGDLQAKGLTINRPTADSFRAKLRESGFYGEWKGRFGPEAWALLEGAVGKLA; from the coding sequence ATGACATCGCTGACCCGCCGCAGTGCCTTGCGCACGCTTTCCGCCCTCCCCGCCGCCGGCATCGTGTCGGCCCTGCCGCGCATTGCCCGCGCGGCCGAGTTCTCGTACAAGTACGGCAACAACCTGCCGCTGACGCACCCGCTCAACATTCGCGCGCAAGAGGCGGCCGACCGCATTGCCAAGGAAACCAACGGCCGGGTCGAGATCAAGATCTTTCCCAACAACCAGCTCGGCGGTGACACCGACATGCTGGCGCAGGTGCGCTCGGGCGGCATCGAGTTCTTCACGCCTTCTGCGCTCGTCATTGCCACGCTGGTGCCGGTGGCGGCCATCAACGCGGTGGGCTTTGCGTTCAGCGACTACAACCAGGTGTGGGGCGCCATGGACGGCAAGCTCGGCGCCCACGTGCGCGGCGCCATTGCCAAGTCGCGCCTCTACGCCTTCGAGAAGATGTGGGACAACGGCTTTCGCCAAACCACCAGCAGCAAGGCCGCGGTCTCCAACGCGAAGGATATGGACGGGCTGAAGATCCGCGTGCCGGTGAGCCCGCTGTCGATCTCGATGTTCAAGGGCCTGGGTGCCGCGCCGGCAAGCCTGCAGTTCAGCGAGGTCTACTCCGCGCTGCAGACCAAGATCGTCGATGCGCAGGAAAACCCGCTACCCATCATCCAGGTGGCCAAGCTCTTCGAGGTGCAGAAGTTCTGCTCGCTCACCAACCACATCTGGGACGGCTACTGGTTCGTTGCCAACGGCCGGGCCTGGGACGCCCTGCCCGCCGACCTCAAGACCATCGTGGCGCGCGCCATCAACGACGCCGGCATGCAGCAGCGCGAAGACATCAAGAAGCTCAACGAATCGGTGGTCGGCGACCTTCAGGCCAAGGGCCTCACCATCAACCGCCCCACTGCCGACAGCTTTCGCGCCAAGCTGCGCGAATCGGGCTTCTACGGTGAATGGAAGGGCCGCTTCGGCCCCGAGGCGTGGGCGCTGCTCGAAGGCGCCGTCGGCAAGCTGGCCTGA
- a CDS encoding TRAP transporter large permease subunit, with translation MVHESTFEAAPLLHADASAGPSANPLSGIAARADRVLGGAVEAVAALLVLAEICVLFAGVVSRYVFHAPLVWSDELASILFLWLSMLGAAVALRRGEHMRMTALLQKVQPSTRALLDAFAIAASVAFLALIVWPSIDYAHEESFIVTPALEISNAWRAAAIPAGIGIMVVMALLRLLRVCTGRQIAIAVLGMAALVGAFWLAAPLFATLGKFNLVIFFVVVVAATVFSGVPIAFSFALATFGYLALTTRTPLLVMVGRLDEGMSHLILLAVPLFIFLGALIEMTGMARAMIQFLASLLGHVRGGLSYVLIGAMYLVSGISGSKIADMAAIAPVLFPEMVKRGAKPGDLVALLSATGAQTETIPPSIVLITIGSVTGISIAALFTGGLLPAVVLGAALCVVVWWRYRREDLSGVQRHSKREIGKLLLVALPAVLLPFVIRAAVVEGVATATEVSTIGIVYSALVGLFVYRQFDWKRLKPMLVDTASLSGAIIFIVGCATAMAWGLTQSGFSQDLARIMGALPGGTYGFLAVSIVAFIVLGSVLEGIPAIVLFGPLLFPIAKAAGVHEVHYAMVVIFAMGIGLFAPPFGVGYYGACAVSKVNPDEGIRHIWGYIAAMLVGLVIVAAFPWFSTGFLKF, from the coding sequence ATGGTGCATGAATCGACTTTCGAGGCGGCGCCCCTCCTGCACGCAGACGCGAGCGCCGGCCCGTCGGCCAACCCGCTGAGCGGCATCGCCGCGCGCGCCGACCGGGTCCTCGGCGGCGCCGTTGAAGCCGTTGCCGCACTGCTGGTGCTGGCAGAAATCTGCGTGCTGTTCGCGGGCGTGGTCTCGCGCTATGTGTTCCATGCGCCGCTGGTGTGGTCGGACGAGCTCGCATCCATCCTGTTCCTGTGGCTCTCGATGCTGGGCGCGGCCGTGGCGCTGCGGCGCGGCGAACACATGCGCATGACGGCGCTGCTGCAGAAGGTGCAGCCTTCGACGCGCGCCCTGCTCGACGCCTTTGCCATTGCGGCGTCTGTCGCTTTCCTGGCGCTGATCGTCTGGCCGTCGATCGACTACGCGCATGAAGAGTCGTTCATCGTCACGCCCGCACTCGAAATCAGCAACGCATGGCGCGCGGCGGCCATTCCGGCTGGCATCGGCATCATGGTGGTGATGGCTCTGCTGCGCCTGCTGCGCGTGTGCACCGGCCGGCAGATCGCTATCGCGGTGCTCGGCATGGCCGCGCTGGTGGGTGCCTTCTGGCTCGCGGCACCGCTCTTTGCCACGCTCGGCAAGTTCAACCTGGTGATCTTCTTCGTGGTCGTGGTGGCGGCCACGGTGTTCTCGGGTGTGCCCATTGCTTTTTCATTCGCTCTGGCCACCTTCGGCTACCTGGCGCTCACCACGCGCACGCCGCTCCTGGTCATGGTGGGGCGGCTCGACGAAGGCATGTCGCACCTCATCCTGCTTGCGGTGCCGCTTTTCATCTTCCTGGGCGCACTTATCGAGATGACCGGCATGGCCCGCGCCATGATCCAGTTTCTTGCGAGCCTGCTGGGCCATGTGCGCGGGGGCCTCTCGTATGTACTGATCGGCGCGATGTACCTGGTGTCGGGCATATCGGGCTCCAAGATCGCCGACATGGCGGCCATTGCGCCCGTGCTGTTCCCGGAAATGGTGAAGCGCGGCGCCAAGCCGGGCGACCTGGTGGCGCTGCTCTCTGCCACTGGCGCGCAGACCGAGACCATTCCGCCGTCGATCGTGCTCATCACCATCGGCTCGGTCACCGGCATTTCCATTGCGGCGCTGTTCACCGGCGGGCTGCTGCCGGCCGTGGTGCTGGGCGCCGCACTGTGCGTGGTGGTGTGGTGGCGCTACCGCCGCGAAGACCTGAGCGGCGTGCAACGCCACAGCAAGCGCGAAATCGGCAAGCTGCTGCTGGTGGCCCTGCCCGCGGTGCTGCTGCCCTTCGTGATTCGCGCCGCGGTGGTCGAGGGCGTGGCAACGGCCACCGAGGTGTCGACCATCGGCATCGTCTACTCGGCGCTCGTCGGGCTCTTCGTGTACCGGCAGTTCGACTGGAAGCGGCTCAAGCCGATGCTGGTCGACACGGCCTCGCTCTCGGGCGCCATCATCTTCATTGTGGGCTGTGCCACCGCCATGGCTTGGGGTCTCACGCAGTCTGGCTTCTCGCAAGACCTGGCACGCATCATGGGTGCGCTGCCGGGCGGCACCTACGGCTTTCTGGCGGTGTCGATCGTCGCCTTCATCGTGCTGGGCAGCGTGCTCGAGGGCATTCCGGCCATCGTGCTGTTCGGGCCGCTGCTCTTTCCCATAGCCAAGGCCGCGGGGGTGCACGAGGTGCACTACGCCATGGTCGTCATTTTCGCGATGGGCATCGGCCTCTTCGCCCCGCCTTTCGGCGTGGGCTACTACGGCGCATGCGCGGTGAGCAAGGTCAACCCCGACGAAGGCATCAGGCACATCTGGGGCTACATCGCCGCGATGCTGGTGGGCCTGGTGATCGTGGCCGCGTTCCCGTGGTTCTCGACCGGTTTTCTCAAGTTCTGA
- a CDS encoding VOC family protein codes for MSRFLGEIRQLGYVVHDIEAAMDYWSTKLGVGPWFYNPKVPIKNYRYNGEAHEPHNSVALANSGYVQVELIQTRNDVPSMYRDFLQAGRTGLQHVAYWTADYDADLARLTAQGFKPVMSGEVGERGRFIYFDTEYHPGTVIELSEVAGPKGKMFDLIRSASEGWNGSEPVRPFPDLSKL; via the coding sequence ATGAGTCGATTCCTCGGCGAGATTCGCCAGCTGGGCTATGTCGTGCACGACATCGAGGCCGCCATGGACTACTGGAGCACCAAGCTCGGCGTGGGCCCCTGGTTCTACAACCCCAAGGTGCCCATCAAGAACTACCGCTACAACGGCGAAGCGCATGAGCCGCACAACTCGGTTGCGCTGGCCAACTCGGGCTATGTGCAGGTAGAACTGATCCAGACGCGCAACGACGTGCCTTCGATGTACCGCGACTTCCTGCAGGCCGGCCGCACCGGGCTGCAGCACGTGGCCTACTGGACGGCCGACTACGACGCCGACCTGGCGCGCCTTACCGCGCAGGGCTTCAAGCCGGTAATGAGCGGCGAAGTGGGCGAGCGCGGCCGCTTCATCTACTTCGACACCGAATACCACCCGGGCACGGTGATCGAACTGTCCGAAGTGGCGGGGCCCAAGGGCAAGATGTTCGACCTGATCCGAAGCGCCTCCGAAGGCTGGAACGGCAGCGAACCGGTGCGCCCCTTTCCGGACCTGAGCAAGCTGTGA